The Pagrus major chromosome 24, Pma_NU_1.0 region TAAGCCACACGGTGCGTTTCTTGCTCCTGCTCGTACAAGTCAAATTTGTGTCTAAACTGCTGTGATGATGGCAAATCATTTTCATCACTGTGTGCATGACCTACTGGTGAGAACGGTCCGCCGTTTACACTgctcctccacccctccctgCTTCTTTCCCGACACCGTGAACGGCGTCTCAAACACGAAGCGCCGGATGTTGTGGCTCTTCTCGAAGTCGGTCTTCCGGTCCTCCAGCTCCTTGTCGTCTAAGTAGGGTGTGACGTGGGTCACCTGGATGTAGGCGTACTTGGAGTCCAAATCCTTCGGGTTCACCTGTAAGTGCACAGGAGAcagatatattttattttgactcaaACGTCGACAGCCCTAAAATATCTGTGGTCCTGGGAAAACCTTataggtgcaatatgtaagaatcgtcaactttcacaaaaaaaaatctagcaATAGCCCTCCAAGTAAGTTTGTTTTGgggtgaactgcccctttaataaacTTAAACCTGCATTGTAAGTGGCTTATTTACAAGCTTTCATCCAGAGTCAATGAACTGTAGCGATGCTGCTGTATGTTGTTTTGTAACCATGACTTTTCTGAACGCCGTCCCTGAACTCTGCACTACAAACCTCCTATTACATGTTCTCCCAGGGCCATTGCACAACTGTCAGGGTCTACACCACTTCCcgtcacataaacacacacagacgtgatCCCACCTTGCCAGAGTCCTGAATGATCTTGACGTTCTCCTGGCCGAACTTGTCGGAGTAGAGCTTCAGGAGCCTCTGAGAAATCTCAGACAGCGGAGTGAACTTTGGCTCCTTGTAGATGTATTCCTTTCCATCTTCGTCCTCGAAGAAGCcctgtggaggagaggaggcaggtCAGGAGACTGGTGTTGAATTCAGCCGTACAAATGGAGTTCTGCTTCAGAATTTGACGACTTTTAACCTTTAAAAACTAAACACGTTTCTGACACAGCACAAGCAGTACACGGACAAACAAAACCCAATAAAACACATGTATGCAATACCTCATTTGAATGAGGTATTGCATACAAAGCCACTTATAGgacaatcaaaaaaaaaaagaaacaaaaacttacTCTACACCATTTACTCAATGCAAAAACATGCATGTGCAGTTCCTCTCCACCACCGTTCAGCAATCACAAGCCAATGAGGAGCTAAATCTAGGTGATCCAGAGCTACGTTTAACCACTAATTGAACTCAACAATATCAGGCCTCAAATAATATAACGATGCGAGGAGGCGGACTAGCACACCaggccaacacacacagctaaaCCTCTACGGACTTACCGCAGCcttggagagggaggagaaaagaagagacaTCTCTATTAACAAGAGAGTTTTAGGTGGGCTAAAGCTCAATggtttgtgtgcatatgtgtgtgtgtttaggaagTGTTAACACAGTGAATGTGATTGCAAAAGGCAAGAGATAACATGACTTATTAAGAGTGCTAGCAATCATGCTCAGCAAAATAGTACTATAATACATCCATGGTTagcttatgtgtgtgtttcacctgtCCAAAGAAGGCCACTCTGAAGTATGTGCCCAGCAGCCTCTTGCCTGTATGCATCACCTCCATCACTTTGGTATAGGCACGGTGGAGGGTATCGTACAGGTGTGTCAGTTTCTGTTCcgcagaaacacaaagattgcagacattttcacaaaaatcaaCCAAGAACTTAAAGAAATAACGTTTTAGTAACTTTTTGCTTGATAAAAGATAGAAACACAGTCGAGCTGTTATCATAAAAATAGTGATTATTGTcgctttaaaaggtgcaatatgtaagaaatggcaCGTGTCGGATTTACACtgcaaacaaatagggggcagcatatcaccagagtaaccgctaactgcagctaactgtagctgcttaTCTCAATTATCCATGCAGCTAATGCTCATATTAGCTTACTCTGACTGGACTGGGAGAGTTAGTGTTGTTTGAGGGACAAAGTGGCttggagctagctggttagcatgctaatttcagtagatatctctgcaacacaaaacatagcTGTCTTTGACACAATGTACCTTTAAAGCAAGACTACACAACTTTTGCTGAATATCTAAGATGCACTCCATGTTTCCTGAAAGGTTTATAGCACTGCTTCTGTCTGATCACTGTTCAGTTTACCTCAAAGTCTCTACGCTGCTCGTAGATGGGAATGATGAGCCTGTAGACATCGGCGATGAGCTCGTAACGCTCCGCCTTCCAGAGGCCGTCACCgcactcctccagcagctccatcagcacctcctgaacacacacacacacacacacacgcactgatgaataaatataaGCTTCCTGCAGTCTCAGCATATTTTACTGTTGCAAAGGGggacatttctgtttgttctgattTACAAGGCTACAGTGGACTTAAAACGAGCGTAATGTTCCTGTAAAGGCAGCAGACGTGGGAGGAAATGGATCCATCATGTCTGTTCTTTTTATTGGGGGATTatacagaggaggagatggaaggTGGAAGCGCTTTTTCGTTGCCTACAGATGTGTTGACCAAGTCATAAAAGCTGAGAAATTCTCTGGCCATCACTTTCAATTTCACATCAGTTTAGACCAGGCAGCTTTCCCCACACATAAACTGGTATTTGTACACCTCACGCATACTTTAAACCAGGCGTACAAAGGTTTTCAGGAGATTGGTGCAGGGAAATGACAAAATATAACGAGAGAGATGTTTTGTTCTGCATCCATTTATGATTAATGTTAGGAATGGAAACGAAACTTGGACGCTGGAAGacgctggaaccagcaaatgtttgacatttttatgcttaaaaaatgactttaacaGGTACAATAATATTATTACAGGGATGGGGCTCTGTTGGAACAACAAACATGGGGGGGAGGGATTAATCTATAATTCAAACAAATGCCCATTGATTTTCTTTCAgtcgactaatcaattaatctagTGTCAACAAGCCACTTCCCCTGCCGGAGTGTCATTGATTAAGAAGACACTGAATCCCTCTACAGGAGTGTTGACCCTGAGGCCAGACCGTTCTGTGTGCCAGCTCAGTGATTTTCTACATTAACACATGTAACCAAGCCCCAAGTCAAAGTCTACAGTATTTTCACGTCTCGGAGCAATTGATACTCTTAACGGAGATAAGAGACGGTCATTATGTGACACGTGATGCCAATGAGgaacttaaaaaaacatctaaatgcTTGGTCAACACAGCGGAGCACAGCGTGTAAGGAGATTAGTGTACAGCAGTTTCACCTCGTTGAAGTGAACATCCTGCATCCCCACGTCCTCCATCATGGCCGCCTCCTCGTCGATGTTCGGAGTGATGACGCGGAAAGCCGAGCAGCCCTGCCTGAACATACCTGAACGTACAGATACAGAAGCAACAtgagtggttttgttttttttccccaaaactaaTGTGTGAAAGGCAAAATTAAATTTCGAATTTGCTTCTTTGgttaaacatctttaaaaataagAGAGCCTCTGTGGAGCAAAAAGGTCGACGCAGTGTTTGACAAAGGAGCTCTGAGGGGAAGTCAACCCACTCTGACCTGACGTTGAACTTTCATAAAACCCTGTTGTATTTTACAACAGATCCCCGGATCCAAAGTCTGAACACAGTATCCTGGTTGGTATGTGCAGAAACACGAGAGGGGATCTTATCTAGAGAATGCAGTGTTTTTAACACGGGAACAAACAGATGACCCTTGGACGGCTGCTCAGGTGGAGGATGAAGGTGTATGTtcctgtgtgtatatgtgtaggTGTGCGTGGAACAGGACATGCTCGTTTTATTTCTCAACAAGCAGTGCAGAGAGTAAATAAGTAAAGAGAAAAGGCAGGAGATATTCAAAATCGCCTGCAAATTATATCAATCGCTCCATTAAAAAATAGGAATATGCATTAATAAGCGACCTCCTTGGCTTCACCAGGCCCAAAAGCATTTTTGTTGCCATCCATAATCTTTCATCAGTACACAAGAAGTGAATCAAATGAATTTATTGAGTTTGTTCAACACTTATTCCTGTATAATCTTCTCTCTACGGTGATAAGCAGTTACTCATTATATAGCCTCTATAAATTGGGATTGTAAAAGTGTTTGAGTTCAAACGATCAGCGGTTATTTAGCATACTGTTCCGACTCCTATATCCTCGACTCACCTTTCCTCCACAGGTACTCAGCTACCAGAGCAGCGACGTGCACATAACACATGGCTGCCTGCAGGTggagcagacaaacagagacaaggCACAGGTTAGAGATGTAACGCAGGGTTAGggccaaataaaaataaataaataaataaaaatacctcTGAGAGATCTCCGTTCTTGTGGTGGATACGTGCCATGCTGTCCAGCCATGTCTTTCTGAGCTCGGGCGTGCTGGTGTAAGACTTGGCCAAGCTGTACTGGAGGTCCACCAGCATCTCCGGATCGTTCTCGTGCTCCTTCATCTGCTCCGTGGCCATCAGCACTGTGCGGATGCGCTTCATCAGGTCCTTCACATCTGACGGGAATGCTGTGTGCTACAAGAGGACAATAGCCAGATGTAAGTCTTGTGAGCCTGTTTTTGCAGTCCAGACCACTAgttgcacggctaactgagctcactagctaaaggcagctacagtaTCATCATTCTCCCCTCACCTTGATGTTCTTGTCACTGTTGGCACAGTTGTTAATGATGGAGAGAGACTGCTGGAAACGGGTACCCCCGATGCCGATGACGTCAGCAatcagctgactgacagcaaTGACCACCTGGGTGAATAGAGAGGAAGAACAAAGATAATCAATGTTACACTAACGCAACAAGAACATGGTTAACGACTCATCAGAAAGGCTTAAAAACTATTCGACACACATACCTGCAGGTGTGTTCGTACAAAAGACTTGCGTCCTGTGTAATCAAAGTTGCTTTTCATGAGGAAGTAGAGCAGATGGGCGGCGTCACTGCGGATACAGCTCAGCTTGGAGTTACAGCACTTGAGGATTTCGTAGCATAGAGAGGCACACATGTCGGCCCTGCCGTCGAAGAAGGTGCAGGGGAACTGGAGGACACGTGGAGGGAGGCAGGATGTAATGCGTGACAAATACAGCTATCAGGGAAAAAGACAATACAACAAATGTTCTGATTTCCCTTTCACCTTGTAGATGAAGGTCCTGAGCGAGGTGAAGACCTGTTTGAGGGCGGCCTCAGACTGAGGGATCTGCAGGAAGCAGAGATGTACCTGGAAAACTTTCTTCATCAGGGGGTTGTGACCAAGATCTGAAGTAAGCTGCGTCTAAGGGGGACAAACCAACCAAGATGTgattaagatgcaaaatgtcatgtgtctttgttgtttgtatcAACAGGCTGTCGCAGCTGATACCTTGAATCCCATGATGAAGATGCTGAGTGTGTCCAGCACAGTCAGACAGACCTCTGTGGACACATTGGCCTCCAGCAGACACTGGCTGCTCACGTCTGCTTCCGTATGAGAGTACACTGCACAgatagcacacacacaaggtcGCTGTTAAAAGATATATCTTTATTGGAGcagtaaatatgtttttcacTCAAACATCACCTGCTTGATTAGGTTGTTGATCAGTACCAAGCACTTCTGTTCTGCTTGTTTATGAATGGAGATAAGCTCTGTCATTGTTATTGCAGCTCTTATTGCTGCCTATAGAGGTCAGTAAAAGACACAGACGTTTAGTTTAGCTGCTCACCAAATAAACAactaaaatcatattttaaccAGACATAAAATAGTCAAATTACTGGTTGGTGCTTGGGCCCTAATAATCTCTGTTCCAGCCCTGGCAAGCAAgcaagaaagcaagaaagaaagaaagaaagaaagaaagaaatctgcGAAGCCCTCTTGGTGTGACGTTCGTCCTCTAGAAgtcaggacaggacaggatgtCTTACTGTTGTTGAAGGTGTGAGCGTTCTCCAGCGTTCCCAGCTGCTGAAGACGGGCATGCAGGATCCCCGCCCTGTTACGAGACACAGGCAGAGTCAGAGACTTCCTGTCGGGAGCTACAGGCCCCGCCGCCTCCTGGCTCCTGTTGGGAGAGGAGAAACACTGTTAGCGGGTATGCTACGGTCACATGATAGGACGGTCAATACATCGATAAAAAGGCACACAAGAGGAAATGTCTGAGGAAATGTCTCAGTGGTGTCGAAGAACAGTAACAGATAGAAACAGAGCAGACAAATGAATGTGGCTTTAATGGCAGCATCATGCATTAATTAGGCAAAGTGACACCGGCAGTCTCTTACCCACGCAGGAGGGGCCCCGGCCCGCGACATtacccacaacaacaactttccAGCAGTGTTACAGACGAGAGAACAAACCAGAGGCAAAGGGGTTAAAAGAGtcagtcagtttgtgtttgtaagtCTGTGCATTAGTGTGAGTCATATTGCATAGATGAGGAACATAATTAGTTTCGGTTcaattttttaaacacaaataaagtcaGTTGAGATAAGAGACGTAACACTGTACCTGACGATGAATCTCTTCCCCATGTATCTGAACTGATGGAGGCAGACTCTGCAGGACAAACACAAGAGGTGGTGCTCAGTCGGAGATCATTGCCAGACTCAACTTGCATAAAAGTTTGTCAAGTTCTGTGCTTACTCTATTAATGTGAAGAAGTCCATTAAGTCTGAGGGAGCTGCTTTGTTCCAGTATGCAAACAGGGCCTCTGGGGTGGAGGACATGGGAAGAAAAATCTTTAGAAAGGATTAACTGTGGGCCAGTTTTTCATATCAGCAATGTGTCACGATCAAGTACAGTCACTCAGATGACAGTCTTACCCTCTGACATGCTCTTGAGGATGTGAAGGAAGCACATGAGCAGGTTTTTGATCTCGTCCCGGTCAAGTTTGTCGCAGCGCAGCACAGTGCTGCCCAGAGCCGACGCACACTGGTTctagagggagacagaaaacaaataagagGATAGAAAGTTCTCGTTATCAGGCGCAGACGGCGGAGTTGCAGAAATCGGAAAACTTCAAAAGAGATAAGGAACATCACTCAAACCCAAACTTCAGAGATGAGAAATGTCAAGTATTTTCCTCCGGGGCGGACAAAAGCATTTGCTGAAGCAGCTCTGTGCTTTGAGATAACGGCATCAATTGCAGGTTTgaagaaacacatttacagttacattacaGCAACTGAGGAAATAAGTGAAAGAGGCCATGAGGTCAGCTCAACCTCcgcagcacacacactccctgacGTGGGACACTCAGAGGAAGAATGTAGGGAGGAACTTAGGGAGGATTTTGGACGTACTGTACAGACTTCAGCAGTGTTTTTGGTCTCTAAATTTGACACTAAAAGCAAAACTCTGGTTTAGTGGCTCATAAAAAATCACACATCTGCTAAATTCTGTACAACTGCAGCCAAAAGTCTCTGTCGGAGAGCTCACAAAGGTCAAACAGAATACTTGTATGAGTAAGTTTTCCTCGTGATTCCCCTCAACCCTCTGGCCTGCCGcttgtttgtcattttcactgTCGCTGTCCTGCAGGAGGTGAGGCAGGGGCACAGACAGGAGCGAGAAGTCCATGGTGACCCGCTTGGTCGCGCGGTTCATAGGTGGGAGTTGATCCTCGGGGTCCAAGGGGAGAGGGGGAACGTTGACCGAGTGCCTCCTGGTAAATCCCTCCTTGTAGTGGGTTGGGAAGGTTACAGAGCAAGGACAAGGGGAGTGGGAGCTCTGAAGGAGGGGGTGGGAGGACAGCGAGGACGTCCAAGAGTGCagataatgtaaaattaaacaGAATTAGGGGAGTGCTGAGCGAACTACCAACTtttaactttgtgttttgttgacattggctttatttcctcattatttCAGGTCTCACAGACCAGAACCATGAAGCATATTTAATCTCCTTACGCTCACTGAAGCCAGATAACCTAACATTGGCGATACTGGATAATTGGTATCACAAAGCTGGTCAAACGAAAAATTTATGACTTTAATCTCATCAATACAAAGACTATAAAGTCCAAACATTTGCGAGATCTTCTGAGATTAAAGCCACAaatttatgagaaaaaaaacttggaCAATAGTGTTTTTTGTCAAGGAACCGTATGGCTTCACTTTGCAGAGCTGGACTGACCTCAGTGCACCACAGACGGCACCACTTTCGGTCTAATATGCCTGCAGTTGATGATATAATCAGATGACATTCTGTGATTGGATTTAGCAATAAGAAAGTACTCGTGATTTTGGCCCAAAGTGACCGTATTATCATAACCAGCCAGACTTTGAAGAAATGGCCTGTAACCAGCAATATCCTTACATCTGTCTGGTTCATGCAGttcagctttctttctttttttttttgctgataaCCACAAGGAATTAAGGCTACTGCAGCAGCGAAAGGTGATATTGAACGATATTAGATATATTATCACGTGGAATGAGACATTGTGAAATAGGATTGTGTGATTCACTAATATTGCAAGTGAAGTATCATTCAAGTATTCATGTACCTTCTCTAGGGAGTTGGTCTTGTCGCTGCTCTTGTCCAGGAGGCTGTTTCCAGAGTCAGTGGAGACCAGAGAGCCCCTGGAGTCCGCGTGGTGCACTGAGCTGACGTTGGGGGTCGAGCTCTGAGGGGAGGCTGCAGGAACAGAGCACAATAGTTTGCTGCATATCAGAAGATGATGAATCTACAGTTTACACACGCAGAGAACATTAAGCTCATCATGAAGATATTTAGGATAGAAGAGTGCGGATCTACCTGTTCCAGAGATGACCCCGAACACATCTTTGTGGAGGGCATTTTCTATGCAGCTCCCAGGTTTCTGAGGAGTCACCATGGAGTTGGGCACCAGGGAGTCCTCCCTGGCATTCTGGGACAGAAAGCAACAGATTGAGGATGCTTTCAGCTGAAAGGTAAACACTGGTAGTCAAGACAGTGACCTGTTCAGATGACATTAAGCCAGTAATTCGTGTTTTGAATACGTGAGCTGCCATTTAATTTCCCACCACTAGGTGTCATGCTTACATTGTGGTTGCTGAGGGGGGCTGACTCCTTGATGTCAAGTCTGTAGACGTTCTCCTGGAGCAGACCAAACAGCGGGAGGTAGAGGGTGGCAAGTCTGGCCTGCTGGCTCTGGAATGACACAGTAAGTGCTCATGAGTCAAAAGTCAGACTGAATTTATCTTCAAGTCAACCCAGGCCTGGAAGCGTACGCgcttttcatttaattcatcCATTTATGGTGTGTTCAAAGTACAGTAAAAGGTGTTGTAGAGCTCACTTTCGCAGCGTAGCGGTCGTCAAACGTGTGTTTGATCATCAGCCCCTTGAGCACCTGGATGGCGATCTGACGGACCTCTCTGAACTCCTGAAGAGCCCCGCCCACCTCCCTCATCAGCAGCCCCACCAGGAAGTGGTTTCGACAGAAGTCGTCCGTCAGAGAGTAATCCAGCTGAAGATCTGTAGCAGGGCATCAGTCAACAGATTGCAGCGGACAAGGAGAATATAAACCGCGCTCCACTTAGATGAAAGTGACGTTGAGTGTGTGATTTACCTTGGAACCTTTGAATTCTGCCTTTTCCGAAGGGCATGGGCAGATTAAGAGGGACAAAGTGCTCATGGTTGCAGACCACCCGCAGGAATTCAAACTTGAACTCGTACAAAGTCTAATAGGAATGcatgagaaaacacattttatgatgGCTTTAATAACTGGGATAAAAGCGTTAAAGACGGTAGCAGGGGAGCCTTTTCACCTTGGGGTCGCCAGGCACAAAGCAGTTCATGTAGTTGTTGATCTGCTTGAATACGAAGCCCCTGTCCATGAAGGTGAAGCAGCGCTGAGTGAAAAGGTGAGCAAACATTACATCATTGTTTAAAATTATGTTAATCACCAAACATAAACCATCTGCAGTGAGGATGATTTAAATATAACTCTACGGTCTTTAACCGAAGGGCAGTTTTTCAAGCTCATCTACATATTAAAGGACAATAAGTCACTGCAGGCGTCGGGAGGAGTGCCAACCTTGATGAAAACTGCCAGGCTGTGGTTGGCATTGCGAGCCGCATCCAGGTTGTCCTTGTATTTCTGCGTGATGTGTGGCATCAGCATATTCACCAGAGTCTCCACTGCGTGGTAGAACGATGCAGAGAAACGCTGGTTCCTGGAGAGCTGCGAACAAcgagaaaagagggagaggattTAGGCTTGGAGGAAAGTGGTTCAAGAAAGGAAGACTGAGGACTTAAACAAGACCCACCTTGACCTTCCCACACTCTATGAGATAATGAGCCATTGATTTCACCAGGCCTTCAAAGAAGTACCACGAGtgctgcaacacaaagaaagagtTAGGCAAGGAAAGCTACCATCCCAAATGTGGAAGGATATGTTTACAAGATgctaaaattatatttaaaaggAGTCCAGGCATGTGACAAGCAATTACGCCATAGAAATGTATAATTATCatgaaaacaacatgtaaaattgttgtaattacacagtcaACTCAACAGCTAAAGCAAGAAAGCTGAGTCTTCTTACTAACTTATATCTCAACGTCActctttcttcatttacagTCTTTCTGAGACAGAATAGATATGAATTTAGGTTACCTTTAGCAGCTTGTTGCTAGTCAGGAAGTCTGTGGATGGCTTGAGGATGGCAGTCATGGCTTTTGCCAGCTCCTCATGAACTGTCTTTACGTTGGTGGAGGAATAAGGCTCGGGCTTAAACACAAACTGAGAgtagagagggagaaaatgagatTTTAACTTAAGCAGGAACATATAAATATACCTGCACACTGTCATCATATAGTGAGAAAAGACTGCACCTTGACATAAGATCTCAAGTAATGTTCAAGCCCTTCTTCGTGGCACTGTGCTACCACATGAACCATCACcctgcacagagacacacatggtgacataaaatataaaagaataaGAAAAGGAGGACGTGAGGCTCGCTATAAAGAACTAGCCAAAGATAGGAATTACATTTATCCATTCAAAGGCACTGACAGCTCATTTACACACTGCCTACAGAGCTTCAAAGACTACTCACACACCCAACTGAGATACATACACAGCGTGTGCAAGCCATAGGTGAGTCTAATGAGAAAAAGGATTCTGGCTattaaagagaaacagaggaaaaagagagaccCAGATGAAAGTGCTGTTATTATAATTTTCTACAGATGAAGTTTGTTAAAAGAGACCAAAAATATCGTTCGGACACATAactttctgctgctggaaaccAGGCGTCTCACACATGTGTGCTTAAGCGTTTGTGTTTGGCTTGCCTGGTCACGTTAACAGCCACATCCTCGTGTGTGGCTCTGGTTAGGACGCAGAACAGCTGGTTGAGGATGGTGGGCAGAAAGTTGACCATCACATGACCTTCCATTGCATGGAGACTCTGGGGAGGGAAGGGAGGAAGTAAGACTCCTGCTTGTCATGTTCCCTTAAATGCTAGATTACAAGATTTTATTTGACGAGACAAGAATAAAAGGGGTGTGTTGCATTTTCCCCCGGGGGGGAATTAGCGATAAATTACGCTCGCAGTACCTTTAGGTATTTCACCAGCTCCCCTTCTGAAGCTTGTTCTGACATCTCCATGCTttgacagtggtggaagaagttgTGCAAGTGTTGATCctaaagaaaacacatcatttactcatatatttgacatttatttccatTGAGGTGAGCAGGTGAGATTGATGGACATAATTAAATGGACACACCTGAGTGTAAACTGTAGAAACAAGATGAGTTGAGACTTTGAACAAGGTTTTTCCTCCGTCTACCCATTTGATCTCCGAGCCAGAGTGCTGTAATGACATGTAGGCAACCATTACTCCACTTAATATTGAATAAAACACTGCACTGTGTTGATTTATTAAAGCACATCTAGAATAACAAGGCACAAGCAACATGATATAATCAATAAATTAGCCGCAGTTCTTTTGTAATATGAGAAGACAAGCTGTCTTACCATATGGCTACAGTTTActacaagataaataaatacagtctTTTTAACCAGAGTTCTTATGAAGTAATTGCAGTCAGAGTTTAGAGGCTCAATGCTGGCTCATTTTGAGAGAACTGCAAGTGTTAAGCACAGCCACTGTTACATACATACTAcagctttaattaaatttaCAGGAAACCCATTATCCCTGCACCACATAACCAACACACAGGGATCTTAACGGT contains the following coding sequences:
- the dock9b gene encoding dedicator of cytokinesis protein 9, which gives rise to MASALPEARKFTRGLNKPGTAAELRQSVSEAVRTSVLMVKPKIIEPLDYENVILQRKTQIISDVLRDMLQFPTDDFQICTLRRQGRTLFSTVPETAEKEAHSLFVQECIKTYKSDWHVVNYKYEEYSGDFRQLPNKVLRPEKLAPHLFEVDEDVEKDEDTASLSSQKGGVSKHGWLYKGNMNSAISVTMRSFKRRYFHLAQLGDGSYNLNFYKDENTSKEPKGTIFLDSCMGVVQNSKVRRFAFELKMQDKSTFLLAAESEAEMEEWIGTLNKILHSSFEQAMQEKRNGDLHDDEEHGKTDLSSGSFQDSFQTARDIESKMRSEARLKLFTLDPDTQKLDFSGIEPDVRQFEEKFGKRVLVSCHDLSFNLQGCVAENEEGPTTNVEPFYVVLSFFDVQNSRKISADFHVDLNHPLVRQMTSGSVSGHDMHINGSGDGPLDSHRQASGLPEGALQYPKQGVFSVTCPHPEIFLVARIEKVLQGGITHCTEPYMKSSDSAKMAQKVLKNAKTACSRLGQYRMPFAWAARPVFKDASGTLDKGARFSALYRQDSSKLSDEDMFKLLTDFRKPEKMAKLPVLLGNLDVTIDSVAPDVTNCVTSSYIPVRNFEGNGPGSALLEVEEFVPCIAKCSQPFTIYKNHLYVYPKHLKYDGQKSFAKARNIAVCIEFKDTDEDEALPLKCIYGRPGGSLFTKQAYAAVLHHQQNPEFYDEIKIELPTQLHEKHHLLFTFYHVSCDSNSKKKDLVETPVGSAWLPLLRDGRVIMNEQQLPVAANLPAGYLSSQDGVNKHSGSEIKWVDGGKTLFKVSTHLVSTVYTQDQHLHNFFHHCQSMEMSEQASEGELVKYLKSLHAMEGHVMVNFLPTILNQLFCVLTRATHEDVAVNVTRVMVHVVAQCHEEGLEHYLRSYVKFVFKPEPYSSTNVKTVHEELAKAMTAILKPSTDFLTSNKLLKHSWYFFEGLVKSMAHYLIECGKVKLSRNQRFSASFYHAVETLVNMLMPHITQKYKDNLDAARNANHSLAVFIKRCFTFMDRGFVFKQINNYMNCFVPGDPKTLYEFKFEFLRVVCNHEHFVPLNLPMPFGKGRIQRFQDLQLDYSLTDDFCRNHFLVGLLMREVGGALQEFREVRQIAIQVLKGLMIKHTFDDRYAAKSQQARLATLYLPLFGLLQENVYRLDIKESAPLSNHNNAREDSLVPNSMVTPQKPGSCIENALHKDVFGVISGTASPQSSTPNVSSVHHADSRGSLVSTDSGNSLLDKSSDKTNSLEKNQCASALGSTVLRCDKLDRDEIKNLLMCFLHILKSMSEEALFAYWNKAAPSDLMDFFTLIEVCLHQFRYMGKRFIVRSQEAAGPVAPDRKSLTLPVSRNRAGILHARLQQLGTLENAHTFNNMYSHTEADVSSQCLLEANVSTEVCLTVLDTLSIFIMGFKTQLTSDLGHNPLMKKVFQVHLCFLQIPQSEAALKQVFTSLRTFIYKFPCTFFDGRADMCASLCYEILKCCNSKLSCIRSDAAHLLYFLMKSNFDYTGRKSFVRTHLQVVIAVSQLIADVIGIGGTRFQQSLSIINNCANSDKNIKHTAFPSDVKDLMKRIRTVLMATEQMKEHENDPEMLVDLQYSLAKSYTSTPELRKTWLDSMARIHHKNGDLSEAAMCYVHVAALVAEYLWRKGMFRQGCSAFRVITPNIDEEAAMMEDVGMQDVHFNEEVLMELLEECGDGLWKAERYELIADVYRLIIPIYEQRRDFEKLTHLYDTLHRAYTKVMEVMHTGKRLLGTYFRVAFFGQGFFEDEDGKEYIYKEPKFTPLSEISQRLLKLYSDKFGQENVKIIQDSGKVNPKDLDSKYAYIQVTHVTPYLDDKELEDRKTDFEKSHNIRRFVFETPFTVSGKKQGGVEEQCKRRTVLTTTHCFPYVKKRIAVMYQHQTDLSPIEVAIDEMSAKVSELRLLCSASEVDMIRLQLKLQGSISVQVNAGPLAYARAFLDDSSAKKYPDNKVKQLKEVFRQFVDACGQGLGVNERLIKEDQQEYHDEMKASYRDLARELSNIMHEQINPVEDGTRSALSDSMGIFNAISGTPTSANPHGSTTIL